TCTATTTCATTAGACCAGATAATATTTTACGATTGTAATTTTTCTAAAGAATTTAGATATGATGCTTCTTACAATAGATCACAGTTCAGAGAATGCTCTTTTTCAGGATTAACGACATTCTCAGATTTACAAAATGTAAATTCTTCTTTTTTATGGTTTGAAAATTGTCACTTTTATAAATTTACAAATTTCAACAACTATTGGTTACATAAATTAAGAATTGAAGAAACTACTTTTTCTGATAATGTTTCCTTCCAACAGACATACTTTGATATAGTATGTTTTATAAGAATCATTTTTGAAAAAAAGGTTTGGTTTGATGATATTCAAATTAAAAAAATAGACGATTGTGACAAAATAACAATTAGGACAATCAAACAAGAACTTCAAAAAGCTGAAAACAGGATTGATTTTAATCGCTTTAGAGCATATGAATTAGCTGCACATTACAAAGAATTAGACTGGAAATGGAATTCTGGATTCATAGATAAATCAATTTTATTTGTTACTAAAATTTCTACTGATTTTGGAAATAGCTGGAGACGTGCATTAGTATTCACATTAATTAGTGGCTTTTCAATTTACTTACTACTTTATATTTTTGAGAATCGTGATTACCAAATTGCTATATTGAACTGTGATAATTGGGCAAGATTGTTTTCCGGTTTCTTTAGATTTTTATTGGTTACTGACTTTTATAATCCTTTAGAAGCTGACAGAGTCTATTTAACTAATCCTTTTAGTTGGCTAATATTTATCTTTGGAAAAATTGTAATTGCTTTCGGAATTTATGAAATGATTCAATCATTTAGAAAATTTAAAGCTTAAAATCATTTTTTCATTAACTTTGTTATTATGGAAACTATAAAACTAAACATCAATCTTAGTGTTAACCAATTGGTTGAAGCAGTAAAGCAATTATCTCCCAAAGACAGGTTAAAAATCAATGATGCAATCTGGAGTGACAATGTGGAAATTCCTGTTGAACATCAGGAAATAGTTCTAGACAGAATGGCAAAAGCTAAAGCAAATCCTAAAAGACTTTTAGACTGGGATGAAGTTTCTAAAAATCTATAATTTTTGAGCTACTTTTTAAAAATAGACAATGACGCATTCAATGACATTCTAAATACTTCTGAATGGTATGAGGCGCAATTGAAAGGTTTAGGTTTACGGTATAAAAATCAAGTCAAAAAGCAGATAAATTCGTTAAAGAAAAATCCACATCTGTTTTCTATAAAATATGATGAAATACGATGCCGTAAAATTGAAAAATTCCCTTTTCTAATTCATTATAAAATTGATGAGAATTTAAAATTAATAAGTGTTTTTGCTGTTTTCCATACTTCAAGAAACCCTGAAATCTGGAAAAAACGACAATAAATAATCCAAACCCAATGCCCAAAGTTGTTGGGTTTCTTTTTTCTCTAAAGAAGCCCGCCACAAATTCCCAATCCAATTAATAGATAAACCGCTGCTAAAATAAACAACACTTTTGCTGTTGTTGGATTGTTCTTTTTAACGGCAAATCCAATAATGGCAAGTAAAATTGGAGGGCCAACCATAATAGCCACAAAAATTATCACTATTCCGCCTAAATTGCCTACTTCTAATGCTGTCATAATCTTAAATTTTACTTCTTAATTCTTCTAATCTTTCTATTTTGTCGTCCCTGTAAAACAAATTCATGGTTTCAAACGGGATTATTTTATTGTCTTTGTTGACAATATGTACACATGATTTTTTAATTGCCCTGACATCAAAATTATAGGCATCTATAAACTGCATGATAATAATTCTGAACAAGTTATCGTACCCTAACTCAGGAGCATCAATATTGGGCAGACAGCAAAGAATTGACTTGAGATTTTCCTGAGCGACTTCTACCGAATTTCCTGTACTGAACAATTCAATCATTTTTCCGTGCAGCACTTCGTCCTGTTCGTAAATAATGGTGTTTTTGCTATTGTCCAATAGATCATTCGGATTAATGTATCGGGTTAACGGAAAAACCTCATCACCCAGTTTCAAAGCATAACCCATTACCAAAGCATCGGGATTGCAGGGAACGGGAAGCAAATCATCTGAATTAAAAATGGAGGTTTGTTCCAAAATTTTCCTTCTTACTTCGGTTAGTGTCATCCGATCCTTTTCGGGGTTGAAGTTTTCCAGCCTTCCGGCAATTTGTGTGGGTTGAAATGTAACACCCCGCACACATTTTTGCTTTAGTGCAAATTCTACTATTTTACCTATTTCGTTATCATTCAGTCCTTTTTGAAGCGTAACCACCAGTGTTGTGGACAAATTAAGCTCATTCAGGTTTTCTAACGCCTGTTTCCGTATTTCGCTCAAATCGGCACCACGAAGTTCCTGCAATACACTATCTTCAAAAGAATCAAATTGCAGGTAAATTTCAAAATCCGGCGAATAGCTTTTTAGCCTTTGGGCAAATGCTTTGTCTTTTGCGATTTTGATTCCGTTAGTGTTGAGCATTAAATGCCTGATCGGAAGTGACTTTGCATAATCTAAAATCTCAAAAAACTGAGGATGAATCGTCGGTTCACCTCCGCTGATCTGGACAACATCAGGTTCTTTTTCGTTTAAAACAATTGTGTCCAGCATGATTTTTATTTCTTCGAGCGTTCTGTGCCTTCCATACGAAGGTGATGAACCGGCGTAACAGGTCGGACAAGTCAAATTGCATCGGTCTGTAACCTCCACAACCGTAAGGCAGGAATGCTGTTCGTGATCCGGGCAAAGGCCACAATCATACGGACAGCCGTAATGTGTTTTGGTATTAAAGGTATAAGGTGTTTCAGAAGGTTTGTTGTAGTTTCGGATGTTTTTATAGTACGGAATATCATCTGCAATCAGCACCTTTGAATTTCCGTGTTCCGGGCATCTTTTGAGCATGTACACATTCTCGTCTTCAAAAACAATTTTAGCATCAATCCGCTTTAAGCATTCCGGACAAAGGCTTAAGGTAAAATCATAATAAGTGTATTTTCTAACTGGCATTTTTTACGAATAAATTTAAAATTGTTTTGTGATAATAAAGCAGACAAATTAAGCATAAAATCTGAATCGAACTCAGCCCTGCAACAAAGAAATGATTGGGTTTTATAAATTCTATACAGAATCGGAATGTAAAATAAGCAATCATAAAATACTGAAATAACAGACCATTTTTAAGGTTTTTGCTTTGTATCTTTTTCAGAAAAATAAATAATACGACCAAAAAAAGCAACTCATACAAGGCAATCGGATGGCGTTTTATATTATCGCCCAGATTCATTCCCAGAAAAAAAGTGGTTGCTTTTCCATACGTAAATTCATTTGTTCCGGATAAAAAGCAGCCGATTCTCCCGATAAAAATTCCCAGAATAATCGGAAACGTAAACAAATCGCCCGAGGATTCTTTTTCACCAATGATTTTTTTGGCAATCTCAACTCCTAAAAGCCCGCCAAACAATCCGCCCATAATGGTTTTGGTATTGAAAAGCCCTAAAAAGGATTTAATATCAGAAATAACAACTGGGTGCTCTAAGAAACCGACAATCCTTGAACCCAAAAAAGCGCCGAGTGCAGCGCCTAAAATAATAGATAACCGATTGATTGTTATGATGCTGTCTGTAGTTCTTTTTCGTAAAAAAGCATAATACCGATAGCCTATAAAAAAGGCCAGGTATTCTAGAACTAAATGGATATTAATTTCATAACCAAACAGGACTGGTTCAAACGGAAGCTTCATTAATTGCGATTCAGATTGTGATTTAACATTACAATTCTGTAAAGATGCAAAAATTTATTGTTCATAGATTATTTTTTAAATAATGTTGTGGATTTGGATTGTTTAGATGCACTACTGTGCATCTCTACTGTGCATCTCTACGTTAAACAGAAATATGAATTTAGAAAATCCTTAGTATCTTAGCAACTCTAAAACCTTAGAACCTAAAAAATGCTCGACGAAACCCCAAAACGATTTGACCGGATTGTTGCCATCCTGATTCAATTGCAATCTAAAAAAATTGTAAAGGCACAGGAATTGGCAGATCGTTTTGAATGTAGTCTGAGAACAATTTACAGGGATATCAGAACCCTTGAAGCTTCGGGTGTTCCTATTTATAGTGAAGCTGGAGTGGGTTATGCTTTAATGGACGGTTACAGATTGCCTCCGGTTATGTTTACGCGTGAAGAAGTTAGCAGTTTTATTGCTGCCGAAAAACTGATGCAGAAATTTACCGATCCTTCTTTGGGAACACATTATGCATCGGCGATGTACAAACTGAAATCGGTTTTGCGAAGCAATGACAAAGACTATCTTTCGAATATCGAATCGCGGGTGGTAATGCAGACTGCTGAACCTCTGTTTAACGACAATTCTCCCAATACTTTAGCAGTTCTTTTTGAAGGAATTGCCGAGAAAAAACAAATTCTGCTGACGTACAAAACGTATGAAAAAGACGAAACTACACAGCGGAATTTAGAACCTGTTGGTGTTTTTCACGATCATAATAATTGGTATTTTTTGGGATACTGCCATTTACGAAAAGATTACAGGCAATTTCGAACAGACCGGATTCAGGCAATAAAAAAAACAGATTTTGATTTTACTATCGAACACGATTCTCTCGAAACCTATCTCAATAAAAACGAAGCAATCCCCACAACAAAGGTTCGGATTCTCATAGAAAAGAAAATTGCAAGATATCTGGAAACGGAAAAAAAATACCATGGTTTTGTTTCTGAAAAAGAAATCGACGGACAAATCGAAATGACTTTTATGTGCCGTGATATCGATAGTGGTTTCCCTCGTTGGTTTTTGATGTTTGGAGATTACGCCACAATTCTAGAACCTGAAAGTCTTAAAACAAGAGCTTTAGAACTATTAGAAATCAACAAACAAAGGCTTTTGTAGAAAAAAACTCCTAAAGAAACAAAGTTGCATTAGGAGTTTTTTGATTTTTAATGCTGCTGTTTTACAACATTATAAAAATTATAATCGGTGTTTGAGGCATCTGTAATTCCGATATTCCGGCCCATCGTTACAATCTGGCCTCTGTGATAAGTGCCGTGATTAATAACCTGAAGCAGATAATCCGAAATAGGCAATTCGCATTCAAACCACGGATTAACGATTTTAACTTCTTTCATTAAATCTTCTTCCGGCAATGAATTGATTAAATGTTTCAATTTTAGAGATGAATTTAATAAACCTTCAAAGATTTCTTCTTTCGACAATTCACTTTCGGGTTTCTTTTCTGATAAATCAGTTTCAGAAATAACAGAAAACCAATATTCTTCTGTTGACCAGATATGATCAAGTGTTTTTATAATTGTTGAAAAACTTGAAGGTACTTCTGCATAGAGCAATTCATCAGATTTCGGCGAAAGCCAGTTTACGAATTGGTGGTTTACCCATAAATTATAATCTGCATAATTGGACATTATTTTCTTTAAACTCATAGCCGTTATTTTTAGATTTATTAATAAAGTTACGATGAAAATTTCATCTGACTATCTTTCCCAAAAAAATGGAGGCTCGATATTTAAAGCTCTTAAATAGACATAAGCCTGACCGCGGTGGTGGATCTCGTTGTCTATAAAGTATAAGATATTCTGAATAATCGGAAATTCATACTGCCCAAAAAGCTTAAAAGTCTCGTTGAAATCTTCTACAGATAATTGCTCCCAGTATTTATTGATTTCTGCTGTAGCTTCATCCCATTTTTCAAGATATTGCGCTTTGAAAATCAGTTTCTCCTCTCCTTCAGTATAAGGCTGGCTGTCGCGGTTTACAATTGCTTTAAGTCCAGGAGCTGCAATTGCCAAAAGTTCATCAATCAATTTCGCAAATGGGCGCATTCCTCCTATTGAAAATTCGAAGAAATCCTTTTCCGGAAAAAGTTCAATTAAACGACGGGTTAATGCTCTGTGTCCCTGCCAGTGTTTCAATAAATCTTCTGAAGTAATTACTTGTGCTTCTAATGTTTTCATGATTTTAAAGTTTTAATTTGTTTAACACTTCAAAATTATGGAGGGCCGGTGACAACAGTTTGTCAGCAGGAAAAAATAAATTTTATTTATTTTTTAATCATTTGTTTTTCAGCCATTCAAACAAACGATTGGCATCTTCAAATTTAAACAATTGTGTTCCTTCATTCATTGTAGCTGCAGATCCGCAGGCGACTCCCCAACGAATAACTTCTTTCAGGTTTTTATTCTGCGACAATGCCCAAACGATTCCTCCTACCATGCTGTCTCCTGCGCCAACGGTACTTTTTTTGGCAACATTCGGTGCCGGCACAAATTCGCATTGATCTTTAGTTACCAATATCGCACCTTGCGGACCAAGTGAAACCACAACAATTTCAGCACCTCCTTTAGCAATGATTTCTTTGGCTGCTTCGTCAACTTGTTCGGTTTCCAAACGTTCAACCCCAACCAGTTTTGCTAATTCACCAACATTAGGCTTAATTAAATAAACACCGGTTTCTACTACTTTTTTCAATGCTTCGCCGGAAGTATCAACAATTAATTTTGAGTTTGTTTCCTTCGCAATTTCGGCTACTTTCTGATAAAAATCTGAAGACAGACCTTCATTCAGGCTGCCGCTTGCTACCAAAAATTTTGGTTTTAACTTCGAAATCGTTTCTAAAAGCTTTTCAACTTCTGAATCGGACAACACATCTCCTGTAAACCCAAAACGATATTGTGAATTGGTATTATCATCAACTGCAATGAAGTTTTCTCTTGTTGCTGTTTCAGTTTCGATTGCTTCAAAATCAACTTTTTCTTTAGCTACTAAATCTTTCAGCATCTCTCCAACGGGTCCACCTGATGTAAAAACTGCCAGCGAACTTCCGCGAAGACGGGAAATTGCTTTAGAAACATTTATTCCGCCACCTCCAGCATCAAATTGAGGCTCTTTGCACCTTATTTTCTGTTCTGCAACCAAACCAGAAAAATGGGTGCTTTTATCTACTGAAGGATTTACTGTGACGGTAACTATATCAAATGATTTCATGTTTACAATATTAGAATAAGACTATAAATTAAAACTTCTTTGCAATTTAACAAAATTAAAAGTGGAAAACTTTTTTTGTAAAACACAGGTGCAAATCATAAAATACTGACAATCATAATTTTAAAACCAAATAATTTCGTAACTTTAAGTAAATCAATTAATAAAATATGAATTATGAGATCTGCTCTACTTCTGGTTTTATTATTTTATTCAACTATATCTTCATCACAAGGAATTATAGTCGACACTACAAGCTTGTCTATACCGGAACTGGTTCGGCAAGAATTGATGCAGAATGCGTGTACCATTGAAAGTAATTTCAAATTTTCATCCCGGCTGGGCATTGGAAAATTTACCAATACCAACCCTAATTTTCCCATTACAAACGGAATTATTATTCGGAATGGTATTGCCAAACATACTGAAGGATCTTATACGGGCTTGAATGAAAGCAGTCGGCTTAATAATAACAACGATCCCGATTTGCAGAATATTAGTAATGAAAACGGACAAATTGTTCCTATTACTGATGTGAGTTATGTTCAGTTTGATTTTACCCCTTTGTCGAGTAATTTTAGTTTTGATTTTCTTTTTGCTTCCAATGAATATGGCGAATTTCAATGTGGCTTTAGTGATGTTTTTGCCTTTATACTGACAGATTTAACGACCGGAATTTCTAAAAATCTTGCTATAGTACCGGGCACAACAACACCCGTTTCCGTTAAAAACATTCGCGATCAGCAGTATAATTCTGCCTGTTTGTCTGCCAACGCCAATTTGTTTGACCGTTATAACGTTACCAATCCGGCAGGCTCTGCGATAAATATGAGAGGAGAAACCAAAGTTTTGAAAGCTTCTTCAGCCGTAATTCCAAATCGGACATACAGCATAAAACTTGCCATTGGAGATTATAATGACAGTAATTACGACTCGGCAGTTTTTATAAAAGGAGGCAGCTTTATCACCACAATGGATTTAGGTCCGGACAGAATTATCTGCGAAGGAGAAAGTGTCACATTACAATCCGGACTTGTGGGGAATTACAATTATATATGGACTCTCAATGGGACTGAAATTCCCGGAGAAACAAACAGCACTTTAACAGCTAATCAAGCCGGAACTTATGGACTTACAGCAACACTTTCAGGCTGTGTGATCAAAGACGAAGTAGTTATTAAAGATTTGATCATTAAAACGCCCAAAGATTTAATTGCCTGCTACAATACAAATGGCGTTTATCAATATAACTTAACCCAGAATAATTTAGCTGCTTTGGGGATCGACCCTGCCAAATATACCATTTACTATTTTGATTCGTTAACCTCAGCAAATGCAAACGGTCCGTCGATACCTCAAAATCAATTAAATTCTTTTACAAGTTCAGGAAACCAGACTATTTACATAAAAGCCGTACCTGTAAACAACAATGGCTTTTTCTGTAACAACTTAATCTCTTTCAATTTGCTGGTAACACCTGCTATCAACATTGTAAAACCTTCTGACATTAACATTTGCAACAATATTTCCGGAAGAGTCATGGTAGATTTAACTACTCAGGAAAGTACCATACTAAACGGACAAAACCCTTTAGATTACAAAATCAGATATTACACCAGCCAGGCAGCCGCAAACAGTGCTACAAATAACATAACAGATCCAAAGGCTTTCAATACTTCCACGGCGCAAACACCACAAACGATTTGGGTGCGGGTCGAAAACATTTCGAGTTCGGTTTGTTTTGCTACTGTCAATTTTAATATAAACATTTTTTCTCTTCCACCAGTAGATGATATTCCGGATGTAGTAGCCTGCAACAGCTACACTTTATCACCAATTACAGCTGGGGAATATTATACGGGACCAAATGGAACAGGTACTAAACTGAATCCCGAAGATATTATTACCAAAAGTGGAGCCTACTATATTTTCAACAGATCTGCAGCGAACGGTTGTACCAATGAGACTTCTTTTAATGTAATCCTGATATACGAACTTAGTTTTAAAAAAGAAGCCTGTGGTCAATATACGGTTCCGCGTGTAGCTGCCGGTGGTTTTTTTACTGCTTCCGGAGGACAGGGAAATGCTATTCCGGCAGGAACAATTTATACCACAAGTCAGACTATTTATTATTATGCCAGAATTAATGGAACAGTTTGTCGTGACGAAGCTTTATCCTTTGTTGTTTATCCTTTGCCTTTAGTGGATAAACCAGGTAATGTGGTGACTTGTAACTCTTATATTCTGCCTCCTTTAGTAAATGGGAATTATTACACGGCAACAGGAGGTAAAGGAACTCTTTTAAATGCCGGAACTACGATAACTTCAAGCCAGACAGTATTTGTTTTTGCAAATGACGGAAGGTGTACTAACGAATATTCCTTTAAAATCGACATTATCAATTCTGCTGCTTTTGTTCCAATTAGCAGATGTGGAAACTATGTTTTGCCACCCGTTGTAATAGGGGGTTATTATACTGCTCCTTCCGGGCAAGGGCAAAACATTCCTGCAGGAACCAACATTACCACTTCACAGACCGTGTATTATTATGCCGTCACCTCAACTTCTCCAAATTGTACCGATAACTTAAAATATGAAATTACTATAAAAACACTGCCACCGGTAGATAAGCCAGCCAATAGACTGGAATGTGAGCGTTATGTCCTGCCTCCTTTGTTAAATGGTAAATATTATACCAGAACCAACGGCGGAGGAACAGCATTAAAAGCCGGAGACGTTATCACCACAACGCAGACCATTTATGTGTATGCCGTTGGCCCTGAGTGTACAAACGAACATAGTTTTATTGTCGAAATCAGGAAACGCCCTTTGGTGGATAGTTTTACAGATGTCGTTAGCTGTACGGCTTTTAAACTTCCTGTATTGAAAAATGGAAAATACTATACCGCAACCGGAGGCCCGCATGGTTTAGGAACACAAATCGCCGAAGGAACACTCATAAACACAACACAGACTATTTATATCTATAATGAATGGGCAGATTTTGCGAGTTGCAGTAATGAGACTTTTTTTAAAGTCAATTATAACGGAATAGACGTTGGCACCTTTGCAAACATTAATGTTTGCGACAGCTATACCCTGCCTCCGTTACAGTTAGGTAATTATTATACACAGCCCGGAGGAAAAGGCACTGTTATCCCGGCAGGGACTATATTGCGAACCTCACAAACTATTTATGTTTACGCTGTTTCAGGGAACCGGTTAATTTGTACCAGCGAAAAAAGTTTTTCAGTTACCATTTCTGTAACACCAGTACTAAGCATTACACCCGACGTTGCAATTTGTCAAAAATATATACTGCCTGCCTTAACCGTTGGACGATATTACACTGGACCAAATGCAACCGGAACACAGCATTTTGCCGGAGAGCAGATAACTTCCAGTCAAAAAATGTACATCTACGCCTCAGCAGCAACCAATGCCAGTTGCTTTTCA
The Flavobacterium flavigenum genome window above contains:
- a CDS encoding addiction module protein — its product is METIKLNINLSVNQLVEAVKQLSPKDRLKINDAIWSDNVEIPVEHQEIVLDRMAKAKANPKRLLDWDEVSKNL
- a CDS encoding type II toxin-antitoxin system RelE/ParE family toxin, with the protein product MSYFLKIDNDAFNDILNTSEWYEAQLKGLGLRYKNQVKKQINSLKKNPHLFSIKYDEIRCRKIEKFPFLIHYKIDENLKLISVFAVFHTSRNPEIWKKRQ
- a CDS encoding radical SAM protein; this encodes MPVRKYTYYDFTLSLCPECLKRIDAKIVFEDENVYMLKRCPEHGNSKVLIADDIPYYKNIRNYNKPSETPYTFNTKTHYGCPYDCGLCPDHEQHSCLTVVEVTDRCNLTCPTCYAGSSPSYGRHRTLEEIKIMLDTIVLNEKEPDVVQISGGEPTIHPQFFEILDYAKSLPIRHLMLNTNGIKIAKDKAFAQRLKSYSPDFEIYLQFDSFEDSVLQELRGADLSEIRKQALENLNELNLSTTLVVTLQKGLNDNEIGKIVEFALKQKCVRGVTFQPTQIAGRLENFNPEKDRMTLTEVRRKILEQTSIFNSDDLLPVPCNPDALVMGYALKLGDEVFPLTRYINPNDLLDNSKNTIIYEQDEVLHGKMIELFSTGNSVEVAQENLKSILCCLPNIDAPELGYDNLFRIIIMQFIDAYNFDVRAIKKSCVHIVNKDNKIIPFETMNLFYRDDKIERLEELRSKI
- a CDS encoding prolipoprotein diacylglyceryl transferase, with amino-acid sequence MKLPFEPVLFGYEINIHLVLEYLAFFIGYRYYAFLRKRTTDSIITINRLSIILGAALGAFLGSRIVGFLEHPVVISDIKSFLGLFNTKTIMGGLFGGLLGVEIAKKIIGEKESSGDLFTFPIILGIFIGRIGCFLSGTNEFTYGKATTFFLGMNLGDNIKRHPIALYELLFLVVLFIFLKKIQSKNLKNGLLFQYFMIAYFTFRFCIEFIKPNHFFVAGLSSIQILCLICLLYYHKTILNLFVKNAS
- a CDS encoding helix-turn-helix transcriptional regulator encodes the protein MLDETPKRFDRIVAILIQLQSKKIVKAQELADRFECSLRTIYRDIRTLEASGVPIYSEAGVGYALMDGYRLPPVMFTREEVSSFIAAEKLMQKFTDPSLGTHYASAMYKLKSVLRSNDKDYLSNIESRVVMQTAEPLFNDNSPNTLAVLFEGIAEKKQILLTYKTYEKDETTQRNLEPVGVFHDHNNWYFLGYCHLRKDYRQFRTDRIQAIKKTDFDFTIEHDSLETYLNKNEAIPTTKVRILIEKKIARYLETEKKYHGFVSEKEIDGQIEMTFMCRDIDSGFPRWFLMFGDYATILEPESLKTRALELLEINKQRLL
- a CDS encoding DinB family protein, whose translation is MSLKKIMSNYADYNLWVNHQFVNWLSPKSDELLYAEVPSSFSTIIKTLDHIWSTEEYWFSVISETDLSEKKPESELSKEEIFEGLLNSSLKLKHLINSLPEEDLMKEVKIVNPWFECELPISDYLLQVINHGTYHRGQIVTMGRNIGITDASNTDYNFYNVVKQQH
- a CDS encoding DinB family protein is translated as MKTLEAQVITSEDLLKHWQGHRALTRRLIELFPEKDFFEFSIGGMRPFAKLIDELLAIAAPGLKAIVNRDSQPYTEGEEKLIFKAQYLEKWDEATAEINKYWEQLSVEDFNETFKLFGQYEFPIIQNILYFIDNEIHHRGQAYVYLRALNIEPPFFWER
- a CDS encoding 1-phosphofructokinase family hexose kinase translates to MKSFDIVTVTVNPSVDKSTHFSGLVAEQKIRCKEPQFDAGGGGINVSKAISRLRGSSLAVFTSGGPVGEMLKDLVAKEKVDFEAIETETATRENFIAVDDNTNSQYRFGFTGDVLSDSEVEKLLETISKLKPKFLVASGSLNEGLSSDFYQKVAEIAKETNSKLIVDTSGEALKKVVETGVYLIKPNVGELAKLVGVERLETEQVDEAAKEIIAKGGAEIVVVSLGPQGAILVTKDQCEFVPAPNVAKKSTVGAGDSMVGGIVWALSQNKNLKEVIRWGVACGSAATMNEGTQLFKFEDANRLFEWLKNK
- a CDS encoding T9SS type B sorting domain-containing protein → MRSALLLVLLFYSTISSSQGIIVDTTSLSIPELVRQELMQNACTIESNFKFSSRLGIGKFTNTNPNFPITNGIIIRNGIAKHTEGSYTGLNESSRLNNNNDPDLQNISNENGQIVPITDVSYVQFDFTPLSSNFSFDFLFASNEYGEFQCGFSDVFAFILTDLTTGISKNLAIVPGTTTPVSVKNIRDQQYNSACLSANANLFDRYNVTNPAGSAINMRGETKVLKASSAVIPNRTYSIKLAIGDYNDSNYDSAVFIKGGSFITTMDLGPDRIICEGESVTLQSGLVGNYNYIWTLNGTEIPGETNSTLTANQAGTYGLTATLSGCVIKDEVVIKDLIIKTPKDLIACYNTNGVYQYNLTQNNLAALGIDPAKYTIYYFDSLTSANANGPSIPQNQLNSFTSSGNQTIYIKAVPVNNNGFFCNNLISFNLLVTPAINIVKPSDINICNNISGRVMVDLTTQESTILNGQNPLDYKIRYYTSQAAANSATNNITDPKAFNTSTAQTPQTIWVRVENISSSVCFATVNFNINIFSLPPVDDIPDVVACNSYTLSPITAGEYYTGPNGTGTKLNPEDIITKSGAYYIFNRSAANGCTNETSFNVILIYELSFKKEACGQYTVPRVAAGGFFTASGGQGNAIPAGTIYTTSQTIYYYARINGTVCRDEALSFVVYPLPLVDKPGNVVTCNSYILPPLVNGNYYTATGGKGTLLNAGTTITSSQTVFVFANDGRCTNEYSFKIDIINSAAFVPISRCGNYVLPPVVIGGYYTAPSGQGQNIPAGTNITTSQTVYYYAVTSTSPNCTDNLKYEITIKTLPPVDKPANRLECERYVLPPLLNGKYYTRTNGGGTALKAGDVITTTQTIYVYAVGPECTNEHSFIVEIRKRPLVDSFTDVVSCTAFKLPVLKNGKYYTATGGPHGLGTQIAEGTLINTTQTIYIYNEWADFASCSNETFFKVNYNGIDVGTFANINVCDSYTLPPLQLGNYYTQPGGKGTVIPAGTILRTSQTIYVYAVSGNRLICTSEKSFSVTISVTPVLSITPDVAICQKYILPALTVGRYYTGPNATGTQHFAGEQITSSQKMYIYASAATNASCFSQDDFDITIYPLKNFTVQSAIICVDYETGAALNSVQLNSGITSNDYTVEWYLNGNKVGTGFTYTAIQEGTYTVIPVKNTPDIGSDCGYSPATVTVEKSSPAVATVTVSDSFAETIDIIVNLISGFGTYEYQLDDGDFQTSNVFSDVDSGEHAITIRDTKANCDNLILFAKVLKYPKFFTPNNDGYNDTWNIPDLAFQPEAVINIYDRYGKFLKRISPAGPGWDGNYNGGPLPTTDYWFDVTYTLNGTSQVFRAHFSMKR